The Carassius gibelio isolate Cgi1373 ecotype wild population from Czech Republic chromosome A1, carGib1.2-hapl.c, whole genome shotgun sequence region ttgataCTTTAAACCCATTCATACTTGATaacttgcatttatttttgcaattagaTATTAAACTAGATTATTAATCTATTCTGGTCCATGCCTAAATTCTAATACAATCACATTGCAATTCAAAAAATTTGGATCATTACTTTAGAGAAGTGATTACTAATTATAAATgtagagaacaaaaaaaaaattgcatgcacataacaaaaatgatcactttttttttttttgcagtttacatTTGTTTGTACTTTAGTTAAATCATTCTACACTCTTTCTGTGGCATTGaattttttgattgatttttagCTGGACCCAGAATCACATCCAGTCACTCAACCAGCAGAAGATTCTGTGATACCCTCATCAACAGACACACAGGTAATAAGAGTTTTTATAACCATTTAGTTTCAGAGCTGCAcagtatacattatattatagtaattatttcCCAGCAACAATGTTGATCAGAATGTGTTTGACAGAACGATGTGAAGATGGCATTATTACAGGCTTTGTCCCAACCCTGTTAGGGCATACTGGATTTTTTGCACATTTACGATACGTAGTTACATTTGTGAGTTATGacaaattgtaatataattatatctGTTTCTACATTTTAAACGACTTACCACAAACGATGGATACAAACACCCTCTAAACAAACCTGAAAGTTTCGTTGGCACTTTAACCTCATATAAGTACTAATGGGTATTTATGATACCTTTTGGGGACATTGACCTGTATTTTAACTGTCTTTATGGGGACACCTTTGTTGCTAATATAATTTGTGTAGAATTCTCAAGACCTTTTATATTTGTCATGTTTGACTGATTACAGGTTGCTTTCCAAAACATGGACACAGATTCCAGCTCTGCAGAAGATGGGAATGTGTCCCACTCCAATCCCAAGGTAAGAAAGTATAGATGATGGCCACAGTTCATAAAAGTTTGGGGAATTCATTAATTTTATCTAGACTGATTTTCGTAACGGTTTAAAAGGCAACTctttcaatgtttgtttgataCTTTAAACCCATTCATACTTGATaacttgcatttatttttgcatttattaatgcaATTAGATATTAAACTAGAGTAACTGCGTGCATGTAACAAAAATGCttgcttttacttttttttttttttttttttgtggatgttagaaagaaatacttttattctACAGACATTGGGAGATATTGTAGTTCTGTTTCAGTGACACAGACATTGTATTTAGGAAATTAAATTTGCTGAATTCTGattaatttcagtttaaaaaacaaatgcttGGATATGATTCTGAAGACTCACTAAGCAGCATGGAAATAACAGAGGATGAATATGTGCCAGGGTCTGATTGTGAAAGTGAGACCAGCTCAGAGGGAGGcagtatattaaagaaaaattcTGCCACCATGGCCAGTCCTGCTGttaaaaatgaaacaagaaaaacatacAAGGGACATAGAAACCGGAACTCTAAATCTGACACATCTGGGGAAAGCTCCATTACTTCACTTACAGTCATGCACAGTCAAAAGACTGACGATGGATCTAGAAGATACAccaaaaaacattactgtctcttTTGTGAGAAACCACAATCCAAAATCGCCAGGCATCTGGAACTTGTTCATGGAGATCAATCTGAAGTCGCTAAGGCCATTTCATCTCCAAAGAACTCCAAGGAAAGAAAGCTCCAACTGACTATACTAAGGAAACAGGGGGACAGAGCACACAATGTAGATGTCATTAGAAAGGGAAAAGGTGTCATTGTTCCATGTAAACAAACAAGTTCTCCAAATGTCAATCCAAATAAATTCTTACATTGTGCAAATTGCCAAGGACTTTTCAAAAAAAGATTTCTTTGGAAACATTTGAAAAGGTGCCCACTTCGAGGTGTTCTTCCAAAACCGGGTAGAACTCGAGCCCAATCGATTTGCGCCTTTGCGCAACCTGTGCAGGAAGGAGTTAGCAAGGGACTGTGGAAACTTCTCAGTGACATGAAACAAGGTGAAGTGGTAGATGTCATAAAGAGTGACCATTGTATCCTCAAGTATGGCGAACAGAAATACAACCTCATGGGACACCGGCGTTCTGATCATGAACTGATCCGTCAGAAAATGCGTGAGTTAGGGAGACTGGTTTTAAAAGGAAGGCAGGTGTCCCCTCTCAAATCACTTGAGGAGTACATTGATCCAGCCAACTTCCAACACACAGTTAATGCAGTTAAAGCTGTTACAGGCTTTCAGTGTGAAACAAATAAGATAGCAGTGCCAACTCTAGCCAACAAACTTGGTCAGAGCCTCATGAAGGTTGCCGACATTGTAAGTTGTGATGCAAGGATCTCCGGTGACACAACAAAAGTTCAAAAAGCAGAGGACTTCAAACACATCTATCAGACACGCTGGAGGGAGATGATCTCATGTCATGCTCACAATACCCTGGAAGAAAAAAGGTACAACGCTCCACTGATCTTGCCATTTGCAGATGATGTCAAGAAACTCCATATATATTTAAAGGAGAAACAGCAAGAATACTACAGCACACTTTTTAATGCACCGAACACCAAGACCTGGGCAAAACTGGCTAAAGTCACTCTTGCACAAATGATCATCTTCAACAGAAAAAGGCAAGGAGAAGCCTGTCTGATGCCAGTACAATCATTCGAGTCTCGAGACAAATCTACTTTAAATAGTGATATTGCTGACTCTCTCTCAGAAGTTGAACAAGCACTATGCAAGTACTTTAGTCGTGTAGAAATCCGTGGAAAACGCGGAAGGAAAATTGCAGTACTTTTGGCACCGGAAATGATCAAATCCATGGAGTTGCTGGTTAAAACACGTGAAGTTTGCGGTGTTCCGAAGGAGAACATCTACATGTTTGCAATCCCAGGCTGCGAGACATCATTTCGTGGATCAGACTGCCTGCGCTGCTTTGCCATGGAGTGTGGTGCTAAATGTCCAAAAGCCCTATCGTCCACCAAGTTGCGCAAACACATCTCTACAATGTCCAGAGTTCTTAACATGAACGACACAGAAATGGACCAACTTGCTGATTTCCTGGGACATGATATTCGTATCCACAGGAAATATTACAGATTACCCGAGGGAACACTCCAGCTGGCAAAAATCACCAAAGTATTGATGGCAATGGAGCAGGGAAGGCTTAACGAATTCAGAGGGAAAGGTCTTGACCAGATCAGCATCAATCCAACAGGTATGTAACCtgttaatgaaagtgaaagtgaagtgacattcagccaagtatggtgacccatactcagaatttgtgctctgcatttaacccatccgaagtgcacacacacagagcagtgaacacacacacactgtgagcacacacccggagcagtgttcatcatttatgctgcggcgcccggggagcagttgggggttcgatgccttgctcaagggtctaagtcgtggtattgaaggtggagagagagctgatcatgcactacccccacccacaattcctgtcagcccgggactagaactcacaacccttcgattgggagtccaaccctaaccattaggccatgacttccccacgACTTAATCGACTTAATCGAGTTTAAACTAGCTGTCAAGCGTGTCCTAGTGATTTTGGAAGAATCTGTGCATATCTCTGAATACTAAGACTATATTTCAGAGTGCGTTGAGCCTGATCCTGGGATAGAGAGTGAAACCGAACTGTCAGATCATTCTCATGATGTGACGTCAAGTGAGACAGGTAAAgatttgtaaacacattttttaagaTGTTTGTAATTTCCATtagttaaataattaaatcatgcCTTCAAGCAGGCACTTCAGGAGTGAATAGCAGCAGGCCAGTAAACACGAATGAAGGTAAGATGTATGAACAGGCAGTTAAATGTTTAATGCAATTAGAACAGCCTATCAGTAATTAGTTTGATTTAGAAATGTATATGATTGTGTTTCTAAAGGATCTCCGGAGAGGACACGGGAGGTCATGAAAGTAACATCAGGTAAGGAACCTGTCCAGTAAtagtttttatttgctttatttataaaaGGTCAACAACATCATAAAGAATACAGTAGTATAAAAATAATCCAGTCTTGCACCTACAACACATGCAGtgcaattaatgtaattttcttgTCATTAGTTCCTAGGAAGAGAAAGTGGAGTGAGGTGGAGATTGCGGCTGTAGAAGAGACAATGATGAAATTTATTCACTCGGGAGTTACTCCTGGAAAAGTCGACTGCGTTGCATGCATTACAGCAGCCCCCAAAGCCCTCGGTGAACGAGACTGGCAGGCGGTGaagtattatataaaaaacagaATCACAGCATACGAGAGAAAGACCTCAAAAAAGTAAGGTGGATTTTGGATGTTGATTCCGTTTTTGCGTTTtagttgatttattttgttttgttttggtctcAATACCATTGTTGGAAACATTATATTGTAATTTAAGTTTTGAAAGAGTTAAAACGGCTCGATGTTGGTTGTAAATTTGGTGCTTggacttcttttttttaagtctgcTGGCAAAATGCTGTGTCAGGTGATAAGGAGTTGGTGTAAATGTTGTAGTTTTACTGTACAGTAGCCATACGACAGAGTGAGTGCCTATAGTTTTCAATGCCTTTATTCAGGCCCCTTTAcgtttcacattttaattttaaattgattaatttattttctgatgGCACATCATAAAAACTATATGTTGTAATATCTGGTGGCAAGCACGGAACCCATACTGTACTGATTAAATTTGGCTGTAGATTCAATTTGTATCAAGGTCGTTTTTATTtctcttggttttttttttttaatgacttaaaGATTAAATTCTTAGAGCAtttcaaaacaagacaaaaaaaactcCATTCCACTGATAATGTTCATAATTTTAGACAATTTAAGAATTGTAGCTCTGATCTAACCTTTCCGAATGTGTTATTACTGGTTAACTACAGGATACTTAACTTTACCTCAAACATAAtacatacttttaaaagtaaccttaCCATGTATACGTTTAATGGGTTTTTTGTGTGTATCTTCTTGTTTGTGCTCTGTCAGTATAAGGGTCGGTGTTTGTAAAAGCACTCTGTGACAACTTAGTTTTAAAgggctttataatatatattagattGACTTTGATAAGAGCAGCTAAATCACATTCAACGAATGTCTCTCATGGGTCATAATAATCAGTAAATGTAGCAACTGAATTGTGTAAGAATTAGTTAAATGCAGTATATGATTGTGGCAGTCTTAGTGGACTGAAATGACTTGCAGTTGAAGAAGTTAAAGTTCATTTTTGAAGTCAAGTTGAACTAACTTGTTAAACCACCCTATTTTTAACAAACCAATATAACTTCCAGAAATACCATTATGAATTGGCCAGCTGGCCATATTATGACCTTTCTTTGTCTGTAGATTACACTGGTTTGTCCCCAGATTGGACATTCCATGTGTACTTACTCATACACTAGTTGGTCAGGGTTTTGTCCCCAGATGGGACTTCCGTTAATGCCCATATAAGGAGTTGTCCCCGTGTCCCCACATGTGTTAACCTGACCTGTCCCCAGATTATCACCTAcccttattttaatgaattaattacattttaagtgaggtatttattaaacttttttttttagattttttgatgCGTTTATCTAGTCTCTAGGATGTCAGGAAAGTGGTGTCCCCAAAATGTGGTAAATAACTGGTGCCCCCACGAGGCACCCCAAACaagtatgcgtgtgtgtgtgtgtgtgtgtgcagatactgaggtattaagaacatagaagagattattaaagcccctttcacactgcacgggaacaattgcaggaacactttacctgtgtatttgccggaatggcagtgtgaaaggggctttagtcaaCTGAtcacaatctgtgtgtgtgtgtgtgtgtgtgtgtgtgtgtgtgtctgtagatgatctgactgtgtgtttgtgtgtctgtgtgtgtgggtgtgtgtgtgtgtctgtagatgatgtctctgtgtgtgtgtgtgtatgtagattatgtctgtgtgtgtgtgagtgtgtgtatgtgtgtctgtagatgatgtctctgtgtgtgtgtgtctgtagatgatctgtgtgtgtctgtagatgatctgtctctgtgtgtgtgtgtgtgcaggggcgtcgcacccgtgggggatgtgggggttttaacacccacacttttcccggtgagagggttcaacacccgcactttttctgcagtttttcccgcagttttgcacaaacgccttactacagtctcTCCTCCGTTTCTCTAAccgctgtgtgtctgtctgcgctcgccgcggctgctTGCTCCTCCCTCCCTCTCAAAGGACAGcggctttgagtgtgaccggctgatgattggctgttctgccttaagtcccgcctctcttggggtgttattggttagctcgtgctgaggaggcgggaacttatggttatggttatttacatctcccttttcaaggtactttgaatgagtgtttatgctttcgaggttttttgggaagatgttctgttatcgttttgttgacatgtcaagtgttttcggtattatatgtagttttttagactaatgctaattgctattattgggatattgttcagcagctattgtttgcatacctgttgaagaactatgaaagaaaattttatattattttaatgtttaaaaacagtaaattgttaaattatttataccaccagagaaaaagctttgtgtgggcgttttttctctctccccttttctgagtttttttttttttttcagccaaacgctgcaagccgaAAATCCGGCACGACaccggagaactttaagccctgcatttcgTACCCCTTTGTCaatgtatttatcatttttattgtttataaacaaatcacatccatcccccacacttttgaaaagcttgctacgccactgtgtgtgtgtgtgtgtgtgtagatgatctgtctctgtgtgtgtgtctgtagttgatctgtctctgtgtgtgtgtgtatgtagattatgtatgtgtgtgtgtatgtgtgtctgtagatgatgtctctgtgtgtgtgtgtctgtagttgatctgtctctgtgtgtgtgtgtctgtagatgatgtctctgtgtgtgtgtgtctgtagttgatctgtctctgtgtgtgtgtagttgatctgtctctgtgtgtgtgtgtctgtagttgatctgtctctgtgtgtgtgtgtctgtagttgatctgtctctgtgtgtgtgtgtctgtaggttgtctggctgtatggtgacagaggaaggctgtggttatttgtcttcagctctgagttcaaacccctcacacctgagagagctggatctgagctacaatcacccaggagaATCAAGAGTCCAGCTGCTCAAACACAAACTGCAGGATCCAAACTATAAACTGGAGAAACTCAGGTATGTCAAACACTAATACTGACGTACTGAACATGTGTGAATGATGCTGATctacattaaattatgttttattaacaacatttggGAGGAGCTTTGTCCGTCTCTTTGCAGTCAGCTAATCCTCTAAAACAGTCATTAGAGTCATCAGCGAGCCTGAGCCGTGCTCCAGATTCCACCGCTGCAAAACCTCTTTCTCCTCCCTCCTCTGTTCAGTCttttcctccatctctctctacATCTTTCTGTGTCCTGCAGCTCCTGTAACAGATGCTGGCGTGAGGCTGCCTCCACCAGCGGCTCAAGCCTGTGCTCCTCCTCCATTCCCTTCTTCACCTCTCTCTGTGTTCCTCCCATAGACTGTAGAAACACATGGATGTAGaccacacccttaattatgcagaactttgagtcttaatataatttaaacggatgagttataaaacaattcaccccctcacagttgtcatggaGGGCAAAATTATCTATATAGACCAAACTCATTTTTTGCACcgggctgtaaacatgtttttttctgctgtaaagttggtgATTGTAACatgaggagtctatgggactgactctcttctgcagtcAGCCTCAAGcggtcgatgaattacagttttagtctctTCCTTGTTGTATTCAcaagagagagagcgggaggttgctcCTCAaccacaacactgtaaaaaaaaaaaaaaaaaaaaggttctgtcaacttaaaaaaataaggcaaCTAAGCGCTTTTTTGAGTAGACTTAACAAACATGGACTAAAGTCCACCCAActtaaaatattaacttaatatcacaagttgtcacaacataaataGTCATGTTAACCTTAAAAATATCAGAACATTGTTCAAATATTGTTCACTGAACACGAGGCCTATTATCTATAAGCTTAcacaatttaaaagtgaaaagtgactttcagccaagtgtggtgacttatactcagaattcatgctctacatttaaatgtaattaatacatttgataaatgcaaataaatgttgttcattaTATTTTGTGTCGAAATAATGATGCACTTTTAAAGCAGTAAaatagttttcaacattgataataatcagaaatgtttcttcagagtcaaataaattgtaatgatttcttaaagctcatgtgacactgaaaactggagtaatgatgaagaaaattatgctttcatcacaggaataacattacattttataatttattaaaatgtacaactttttttgtatttgtaataataataatatatatatatatatatatatatatatatatatatatatatatatatatatatatatatatataatttttttttttttttttttttaataatgagtgcTGGGGGGTGGGCTTGTGGGCGTGGTCAACAGCTATTGACTGTCTGATTATATGAGTGTCAACTTCTgaacctgtgtttgtgtgtttatagtgTGGATCATGGAGGAGAGAAGATGATGAGAGCAGGACCACGAAAGTGtaggtctacacacacacacacacacagacagacagacagacagacagacacacacacacacactcacacacacagacagacacactcacacacacacacacacagacacacacacacacacagacacacacacacactcacacacagacacacacactcacacacacacagacacacacacacagtgtgaagCAGAAAGTGTTTGTTTGTAATGAATGAAGCTGATCTGAGTTCAGTTCAGACTGAGAGAAAACTCCTGTTACAATCAGAAAATCAGTCTCTTATTCACAGCAGCTCGACACTTCGCTGCTCAGAGAGAAACCACTGCTGAGTGCACTGGGTTTTGTTTCTAAGCCGCTAATAAAAACCTGGTGGACTGAGTCATTTGTGTCTGAACTGGACAGATGATTTGAAGCAATGTCCTCGAGTGTGGATTCAGTTTAATCATGTAAACCTTTAGATTCACCCTCGGCTTGTGACAGCTGAAGAGGATCTTGTGCGATCGCATCTCTGATTACTCTTGAGAAACTGAAAGATGAAGTATAGGCTACAGAAGGACAAATATCCAAACTTGAAAAAGAAAGCCAGTGTTGATCTGTGTCTCCTGCAGGTGTACAGCTGTACTGTGTGTATCATGAGCGCTCAGACTGACCTGAGACCTGAGACACACAGACATTTCAGCAGTTATTATAGACCTGTGTGTGTCCCGTGTTTCTGTCACTGAACCAGTCATCACATTAATTATCACTTTATCACTCTTTTACATGACCAAGTCAATCTCTGAATATAAATATCTAATCATCTACAACAATTAATGTGTTGGGTATTTCACAAATGGGAATACAACAAATTCATGACAATGTTTTACATTCAAACTTTATAGTGAAAGTCCTTTAAAAGCGTCTGGAATGCAatcaagtaattttaaaacagtttttaaagcatttgctGCCTGGATTAAAAAAAGAGACAATTCTCCGTCTGTCGCTAACAGCTTTGATACGATCACGACGTGAAGAGGAgtcaattattccacttatactacagttaccacacctcaagacatcgatcagatgatttatttaaagagatTCGTCTGGTTTTTGTTCTTAAATCACTATTGTGAgtgtgatgatttactgctcaagaaacatttattattatcaatatagaaaacagttgtgctgcttcaaagCCATGAAATATTACCAttcaaaatacaattataaaaaaataaaaaaaaattattccaaaaataaaaaaaatatataataataataacaataattctttTATTCACTAAGAACAAATGAAATAGCttaaaggtgacagtaaagacatcttGATCCTCTCGTGagcagcgttttgagctcagataagataaCGGTCGTTCACTCAGAATTCAGACATCACTACAGAATGTGTGACAGCTGAtctagtgcactatatagtgtaTAGGGAGCGCTTTCAGACACAGCTCTAGTCAAAGctgtaaacacacagacatcttcagtgttgtgttgttcttgatgtttctctcttcttgtgttcaggggcctgtgatctcacactggatccaaacacagcacacactcgACTCGTTCTGTCTGATGAGAACAAGAAGATCACACGTGTGGAAGAGGATcagccgtatcctgatcatccagagagatttgatCATGTTCCTCAGGTTCTGAGTGTTGAGAGTCtgactggacgctgttactgggagactgAATGGAGCGGAAATAAAGCTgtaatatcagtgtcatataaaggAATCAACAGGAAAGGAGGGAGTGATGACTGTGTGTTTGGATACAATGACAAATCCTGGAGTCTGATCTGCTCTAATAACAGTTTCTCTGTCTGTCACAATAATAACAGATATGTCAGTGGTAAATCTTACATGCATTCATCCTCTGAGAGAAAAGGATATTATAATAGAGTAGGAGTGTATAATAGAGTAGGAGTGTGTGTGGACGTGTCGGCCGgctctctgtccttctacagcgtctctgacacacacacactcacacacttacacacactcacacacttacacacactcatcaccacattcactgaacccctctaCGCTGGATTTAGGGTTCATCCTGGTTGCTCCGTGTCTCTGTGTGATATTAAATGATAGAGAGACTCTTTCTGATCTTCACATGAACACAAACTCATCAAATCTCACATCactacatttctattcatttttattagtttttcatcATCATACAGAAGTTATGAATCTAGATCAGACTCATACTGTTCTGAATCTTTAATAAACAGAGTAATATGTGTGctttaatatttctattgtaaACTGCTcatcaaatgtaataaaagtcCATGAGTGACTCATTTGATCCTGAACTGGTTTCTGAATCCTGATGTGAACTGATGACAGTATGAATAATCATGAATGTGATTGAGATCAGAGGCTGAATTGTCTCCTGATCGTCTGCGCTGATTTAACACTCGATTCACTAAATGAATTGTGTCCAAACACTCACAGTATCGCTGCTAAACACAGTTGATCTGGCTCTAATTCAGTCTTTCAGGAGCTTCAGAGCTTCAATCTGCTGCTTGATCACTAGAACATCTTCATCAGCATCTCTTCTTCAAACAGAGAGGATGTTTCTCCAGGACACTGCTACTTCATTCATTGTTTGCCTGTAAGGTTTTTTTTGGGTTGCCGAATGCAACAAGTCAGAGTGCATTGGGTGCATTTCCAGCCAAAAACTATACTATCTGGACCTAAAAATCCTGTTTAAAGGACATGTGGATTGGGAGCATAAACAGCAAGCTACAACATCTCAAACCTCTGTCGTTCTCTTGTGACGCCGCATGAAAGCTGAGGAAACATGATCATTAATTCCATTAGAAACACGGTAAGAGATTTCTTCCTGTTCTGCTGGACGTGATCCACACAAATCAGCCTTGTGAAGTGCCCTAAAAGCCTCACTGGATCTCAGATCCGTCTTCGAAGGGAAATCCCTGGATGCCGACAGACAAGGGATGCACATGCAATCTCAATGAGAACCTGTCAGAAATGTTCTCCAAACGGCCCGAAGGCACCGCTCTCAGATTCACTACTGAATCGTTCTGGGTGTGAAACAAGTTCATCTCTATCGACAGATGCTGTGACGTGCTGTTGATCATCACACGTCATTTCAACCTGTGCCTCAGTTCAGAAAAACAAGCAGAAGTCTTCATCAGCTGACACTAATGCAGTTATTTACACGAGCACAATCAAATACTGGATACATGCTGTAAATGTTACCTCAAACTATTACAAATCAtgtttaactaaaataattacaatcattagagtaattcatttaaataaagctaaaatctaatataaaaaccttaactgaaatgaaaattagaTATGCTGCCTtgcaattaattcaaataaataagtttaacttgaagtactaaaaatattccaaaaaaattaaataataatattaataaaaattgcagctaagaaaaaaaaacaataaaagaattatatatatagataaatataaatatatatacacaaaagtaACACtggattcccccccccccccaaacaaaaagaaaa contains the following coding sequences:
- the LOC128021339 gene encoding uncharacterized protein LOC128021339 isoform X11; this translates as MERRRRRLGPIQDAEYHIQAGIDKPCLQQRFINNFKGRGVFATELIYRGDFVVEYRGKLLSPQQAELQTEYNESAKVFLFDFQWKSKTWCIDACEEDSSLGRLVNDDHRRPNCKMKTIKVNETPHLCLFAVRDITAGEELTYNYGDSNWAWRAQQVNKDVLPSVKPEIGSIKSAAAIVHADSVGTELTTVTTADSQPADTAPKTHFTGTDTLFNMPVSDDNLQSERSKARIDKLKAHHNRCETRYESTAEKRNALQRQRTLLLLQLANLDKMLDPESHPVTQPAEDSVIPSPTDTQVAFQNMDTDSSSAEDGNVSHSNPKLDPESHPVTQPAEDSVIPSPTDTQVAFQNMDTDSSSAEDGNVSHSNPKLDPESHPVTQPAEDSVIPSSTDTQVAFQNMDTDSSSAEDGNVSHSNPKFKKQMLGYDSEDSLSSMEITEDEYVPGSDCESETSSEGGSILKKNSATMASPAVKNETRKTYKGHRNRNSKSDTSGESSITSLTVMHSQKTDDGSRRYTKKHYCLFCEKPQSKIARHLELVHGDQSEVAKAISSPKNSKERKLQLTILRKQGDRAHNVDVIRKGKGVIVPCKQTSSPNVNPNKFLHCANCQGLFKKRFLWKHLKRCPLRGVLPKPGRTRAQSICAFAQPVQEGVSKGLWKLLSDMKQGEVVDVIKSDHCILKYGEQKYNLMGHRRSDHELIRQKMRELGRLVLKGRQVSPLKSLEEYIDPANFQHTVNAVKAVTGFQCETNKIAVPTLANKLGQSLMKVADIVSCDARISGDTTKVQKAEDFKHIYQTRWREMISCHAHNTLEEKRYNAPLILPFADDVKKLHIYLKEKQQEYYSTLFNAPNTKTWAKLAKVTLAQMIIFNRKRQGEACLMPVQSFESRDKSTLNSDIADSLSEVEQALCKYFSRVEIRGKRGRKIAVLLAPEMIKSMELLVKTREVCGVPKENIYMFAIPGCETSFRGSDCLRCFAMECGAKCPKALSSTKLRKHISTMSRVLNMNDTEMDQLADFLGHDIRIHRKYYRLPEGTLQLAKITKVLMAMEQGRLNEFRGKGLDQISINPTECVEPDPGIESETELSDHSHDVTSSETAGTSGVNSSRPVNTNEGSPERTREVMKVTSVPRKRKWSEVEIAAVEETMMKFIHSGVTPGKVDCVACITAAPKALGERDWQAVKYYIKNRITAYERKTSKK
- the LOC128021339 gene encoding uncharacterized protein LOC128021339 isoform X2; its protein translation is MERRRRRLGPIQDAEYHIQAGIDKPCLQQRFINNFKGRGVFATELIYRGDFVVEYRGKLLSPQQAELQTEYNESAKVFLFDFQWKSKTWCIDACEEDSSLGRLVNDDHRRPNCKMKTIKVNETPHLCLFAVRDITAGEELTYNYGDSNWAWRAQQVNKDVLPSVKPEIGSIKSAAAIVHADSVGTELTTVTTADSQPADTAPKTHFTGTDTLFNMPVSDDNLQSERSKARIDKLKAHHNRCETRYESTAEKRNALQRQRTLLLLQLANLDKMLDPESHPVTQPAEDSVIPSSTDTQVAFQNMDTDSSSAEDGNVSHSNPKLDPESHPVTQPAEDSVIPSPTDTQVWSEIDHASPSTSECVPPKRTESVFVAFQNMDTDSSSAEDGNVSHSNPKLDPESHPVTQPAEDSVIPSPTDTQVAFQNMDTDSSSAEDGNVSHSNPKLDPESHPVTQPAEDSVIPSSTDTQVAFQNMDTDSSSAEDGNVSHSNPKFKKQMLGYDSEDSLSSMEITEDEYVPGSDCESETSSEGGSILKKNSATMASPAVKNETRKTYKGHRNRNSKSDTSGESSITSLTVMHSQKTDDGSRRYTKKHYCLFCEKPQSKIARHLELVHGDQSEVAKAISSPKNSKERKLQLTILRKQGDRAHNVDVIRKGKGVIVPCKQTSSPNVNPNKFLHCANCQGLFKKRFLWKHLKRCPLRGVLPKPGRTRAQSICAFAQPVQEGVSKGLWKLLSDMKQGEVVDVIKSDHCILKYGEQKYNLMGHRRSDHELIRQKMRELGRLVLKGRQVSPLKSLEEYIDPANFQHTVNAVKAVTGFQCETNKIAVPTLANKLGQSLMKVADIVSCDARISGDTTKVQKAEDFKHIYQTRWREMISCHAHNTLEEKRYNAPLILPFADDVKKLHIYLKEKQQEYYSTLFNAPNTKTWAKLAKVTLAQMIIFNRKRQGEACLMPVQSFESRDKSTLNSDIADSLSEVEQALCKYFSRVEIRGKRGRKIAVLLAPEMIKSMELLVKTREVCGVPKENIYMFAIPGCETSFRGSDCLRCFAMECGAKCPKALSSTKLRKHISTMSRVLNMNDTEMDQLADFLGHDIRIHRKYYRLPEGTLQLAKITKVLMAMEQGRLNEFRGKGLDQISINPTECVEPDPGIESETELSDHSHDVTSSETGTSGVNSSRPVNTNEGSPERTREVMKVTSVPRKRKWSEVEIAAVEETMMKFIHSGVTPGKVDCVACITAAPKALGERDWQAVKYYIKNRITAYERKTSKK